The Ralstonia insidiosa region TCGAACAGGAGGTCCGCGCCGCGCTGCTGGTGCTCGATGCCATTCAGGAGCCGCTGCTCACGATCGACGGCGATGGCATCGTCACCCACGCCAGCCGCGCCATTGAAACGCTCGTTGGCACACACCCCGCGCGCGCGGTCGGCCAATCGATCAACCGCCTGCTGCACCTGGTGGAGCACGACAGCGGCAGACGCGTCATCCCCACGCAGTTGTTGCGCTCGGGCGGCAGGCTCTCGGGCAACCTGCGGCTGGAACGCGCCGACGGGCGCCGGCACGATGTGGAGTTGTCATGGGGCCCGCTGCCAGGCACATCGGGCAGCGGCGTCCTGGTGCTGCGCGATGTGTCGGCCACGCGAGAGACCGTGCAACGTATCGCCTGGGATGCCACGCACGACGTGCTGACCGGGCTGCTGAACCGCCGCGGCTTTGATGCGACCTTGCGCGCGCAGGTCGAAGCGCATCGTGGCGGCAACCCAGTCACGCGTGCGCCGCTGGCCCTCATCATGATCGACCTGGATGGCTTCAAGACCATCAACGACCGCTATGGCCATGCCGCCGGCGACGACGTGCTGCGCGGCGTGGCCGAGCTGATCGTGCAGAACACCCGCACGCAAGACTACGTGGCCCGCCTGGGCGGCGACGAGTTCGCGGTCATCCTGCCCAACTGCGACATGCAGGCTGCCGTTACGTTTGCCGACCGCATCCGCGCGGCGCTGGCCCGTCAGCCACTGCTGGCCGCCGGTGCACGGGCAGAGATTGCGCTTTCGCAGGGGGTGGTTGAATTGCATGCAGACGATGCCGACGTGAGCACCTTCCTGGCACGTGCGGACGCCGCTTGCTACCGCGCCAAGAACGAAGGCCGCGGCGCGATCGCCAGCGACTGAATACCCTACACTCGGCAGGCACCAAAGAAAAAACCACCGGATAGCGGTATCCGGTGGCTTCAAGAATACGCTTTGAACGGGGAAGTTCAGCGCACTTGAAGGATAGGCAATGACCCCCGCCCGGCCAATACCCAGGATAGGGTAATTTGGCAAAAACCCAGTACCAGTAGCGGTTTTACGCGCACCCTGCCTTTTTGTGCCTTCGGCGCAACGCCCCTCCCCCGCGTGAATCCCTCGTCCAAAATAACCATCGCGGCGACCCGGTGCCGCAGCCCCTCACGCTTGATGTTGCGATATAATGAAAACGATTCGCATTTACGTAGTAATCAACGCACTCAGCAAGTGAGCGACTAGGCACGATGCGGCTTTCCGAGCTTTCCCGCCGGGCGACGGCGGTGGTGGATCACGTTGAAGACCGTGAGCCCGCCGATCCCATCAGCCAACGCCTGCGCGAACTCGGGTTCGTCACGGGCGAAGTGGTGCGCGTGGTGGCCGTAGGCCCGTTCGGCGGTGATCCGCTGGTCGTGCAGGTCGGCTTTACGCGCTTTGCGCTGCGCCGTCAGGAGGCTGCCCGTGTTCGCCTGCGCGCTGAAGCGGCCAAGCAACCCGCCGCTGAGGCGATTGCCGCCACCGAGGCGGCCCCGCCCGCGCAGGTACGCGAGGCGGCGTAGCCCGTCGCCCGCCGCCGACACTTTCCGGCCCCGCTTATCCGGTCTTCATGCAGATGCACGCCTCTCCCGCCTCCTCTTCCTCGCCAGCATTGCGCGTTGCCCTGGTCGGCAACCCCAATTGCGGCAAAACCGCGTTGTTCAACCTGCTGACCGGCAGCCGCCAGAAGGTGGCCAACTATGCGGGTGTGACGGTCGAGCGCAAGGAAGGCCGCTTCACCGCGCCGTCGGGCCGGCACGTACAGATCCTGGACCTGCCCGGCGCCTACAGCCTGGTCGCCACCAGCCCCGACGAAGCCATCACGCGCGATATCTGCCTAGGCACGTTCCGTGGCGAACCGCGCCCCGACATGCTCATCTGCGTGGTGGACGCCACCAACCTGCGTCTGCACCTGCGCTTCGTGCTTGAGTTGCAGCGACTGGGCCTGCCGATGGTGCTGGCATTGAACATGGTGGATGCTGCCGAACGGCGCGGCATCCGCATCGACCGCGCCAAGCTGGAAGCCGCGCTGGGCATGCCCGTGGTGCAGACCGTGGCCATCAAGCGCAATGGCGCGGCAGAGCTTGTCGCCCATATCGATCACGGGCAACTGCCGGCCGTTCCGGTGGGGCTGCCCGCCGACGCCGACCCGCATACTGAGGTCAAACGCCTGCTCGACGCTGCCGTCACCATGCCGCGCAGCACCGCCGAGTTGGATGACCGGCTCGACCGCATCGTGCTGCATCCGGTGCTGGGCCTGCTGCTGCTGGCCGTGCTGATGTTCTTCATGTTCCAAGCGGTGTTCTCCTGGGCGCAGCCGCTCATGGACGGTATTCAGGGTGCCGTGGAAGCCGTGGGCGTGTGGGTCGGCACGGTCATGCCCGACGGCATGCTCAAGAGTCTGCTGGTCAACGGCATCATCGCCGGCACGGGCAGCGTGCTGGTGTTCCTGCCGCAGATCCTGATCCTGTTCCTCTTCATCCTCTCGCTGGAAGAGTCTGGCTACCTGCCACGCGCGGCCTTCCTGCTTGACCGGCTGATGGCGGGCGCCGGATTGTCGGGGCGCTCGTTCATCCCACTG contains the following coding sequences:
- a CDS encoding FeoA family protein, producing MRLSELSRRATAVVDHVEDREPADPISQRLRELGFVTGEVVRVVAVGPFGGDPLVVQVGFTRFALRRQEAARVRLRAEAAKQPAAEAIAATEAAPPAQVREAA
- the feoB gene encoding ferrous iron transport protein B, yielding MQMHASPASSSSPALRVALVGNPNCGKTALFNLLTGSRQKVANYAGVTVERKEGRFTAPSGRHVQILDLPGAYSLVATSPDEAITRDICLGTFRGEPRPDMLICVVDATNLRLHLRFVLELQRLGLPMVLALNMVDAAERRGIRIDRAKLEAALGMPVVQTVAIKRNGAAELVAHIDHGQLPAVPVGLPADADPHTEVKRLLDAAVTMPRSTAELDDRLDRIVLHPVLGLLLLAVLMFFMFQAVFSWAQPLMDGIQGAVEAVGVWVGTVMPDGMLKSLLVNGIIAGTGSVLVFLPQILILFLFILSLEESGYLPRAAFLLDRLMAGAGLSGRSFIPLLSSFACAIPGVMATRTIQDPRDRLVTILVAPLMTCSARLPVYALLIGAFIPVRQVWGVFNLQGLVLFGLYMAGIVSALVVAYVLKYLKRDRNEHPLILELPSYRLPSVRNLIVGLVERARIFLRRIGTVILKMMVVLWFLSTFPSPPANATLPAIDYSFAGMIGRALEVVFAPIGFTWQMCVALIPGMAAREVAVGALATVYSLSATHEDAAAQLAPIIAQQWSLATALAFLAWYVYAPQCISTLATIRRETNSWKVMAATAGYLFALAYLAAFATYQIARVLT